From the Candidatus Methylomirabilota bacterium genome, the window CGCGGAACGGCGCGAGCCGCACGACGTCGAGGATGTGGTCGAGCTTCGCGCGGGTCTCCGCCCGCGCGAGGCGGCGCACCTCGAGGCCGAACGCGACGTTCTGCGCCACCGTCATGTTGGGCCAGATGGCGTAGCTCTGGAAGATCATGGACATGTTCCGCTTCTCGGGTGGGAGCGACGACGCGGGGGAGGAGATCACCTCGCCGTCCATCTCGATCGTGCCCGCCGCCGGCGGGAGGAACCCGGCGATCATCCGGAGCGTCGTCGTCTTGCCGCAGCCCGACGGCCCGAGCAGCGAGACGAAGTCGCCGGACTCGATCGCCAGGCTGCAGTCATCCACCGCGGTGACGTCGCCGAAGCGGCACGAGACGTTCTTCAAGACGAGCTTGCTCACGCCGTCGTCCGCCTGAGCATGAAGTCGCGCCCGACGAGGCGGAAGCCCGCCAGCACCAGCGCGACCGTGCCGACGACGAGGATGAGCCCGATCGCTGACAGGTACTCGAAGTTGCCCTCGTCGCTCTTGTCGAACAGGAGCACCGACAGGACCTGGGTGCCGGTCGTGTAGAGGAAGATCGCCGAGGAGAGCTCGCGCGTCGCCGGGATGAAGACCACGATGAACGCGCCCGCGAGCCCGCGCTTCAGGAGCGGCCCGACGACGCGGCGCATCGCCATGAGCCGTCCGCCCCCGAGGATGCGCACGGCGTCCTCGAGCTCGGGGTTGATCGCGCGGAGGGCCGCCTCGCTGTTGGCGTAGGCGATCGGGAGGAAGCGCGTCGTGAAGGCGAGGATGAGGATCCAGGCCGTCCCGTAGAACGCGAGCGGCGGCGCCGTGTAGGCGGCGTAGAAGCCGATCGCCAGCACGATGCCCGGGATGACGAACGGCGCCATGGCGACGTACGAGAGGGCCCGGCCGAACGGCACCAGCCGGCGCTGGACGATGTAGGCGATCGCGAGCGCGAGCCCGAGCGCCAGCGCCGCGGCCACGCCGCCGTAGACGAACGTGTGGACCGTCGCGGCGCGCGTGATGGGCTGGCTGACCAGCACGAACTTGAGGTTCCCGAGCGTCAGGTTGTCGAGGGAGAACCCGCGGCCCCAGGCCTTCGCGAAGGCCGCCTGGAGCACGACCAGCATCGGCAGGAAGAAGGAGAGCGACGTCACGAAGAGGCAGTAGCCGAGCATCGCCCAGCGCCAGCCGCCGAGCCGGAGGAGCCGGCGCTCGCCGCCCTTGCCCGTGAGCGCCACGTAGCCCTTGCGCGCGATGATCCGCTGCTGGAGCCAGAAGAGGAGCGCCGTGATCCCGAGGAGCGGCATCGCGTAGGCGGCCGCCACCTGCACCCTGGGCGGGAACTCGAAGAACTCCCAGAGCGTCGTCGTCATCATCTGGAAGCGGCCGGGGAGCGCGATGAGGGCCGGCACCCCGAAGAGCGCGATCGCCTCGAGGAACGAGACGATGAACGCCGCCATGATCGCCGGCAGCGTCAGCGGCAGCGTGATCCGGAGCGTCGTTCGCAGGATGCCGGCGCCGAGCGTCGTGGCCGCGTCCTCCATCTCCGACGAGATGAGGTCGAGCGCCGAGCGGGTGAACACGAACACATAGGGGAAGGAGTAGGAGGCCATGACGAGCACGAGGCCCGTCTTCGTGTAGATGTTGAAGGGCCCGGCGTCAGCGCCGGTGAGCCCCTTGTAGAGCCGGTTCAGCCAGCCCGCGTTCGGCCCGGCCAGCAGGATCCACGCGACGGCGCCGAGGTAATTCGGCACGATGAACGTGCCCAGGATCGCGGCCCACACGAGACCCTTGCCGGGCATGTCCGTGCGCGAAACCGCCCACGCCATCGGCACGCCGAAGACCAGGCAGAGCGCCCCTACCGCGAGCCCGATGACGAGCGAGTTCAGGAGCGCCTCGACGTAGCGCCAGCGCCCATAGGCGGCGGCGTAGTTGGCGAGGGTGAACGCGCCCGCCTCGCTCTGGAAGCTCGACCAGACGAGCCGCGCCAGCGGATTGACGACGAGCAGGAGCAGCGCGCCGGCGAGGAGGATCCAGACGACCAGCGACCTGTCGAGGTGACGCCAGCGCACGCTCAGATTCCGAACGTCTCCCGGAACAGCTCCTTCACCTCGGGGATGCCCTTCTCGACCTCGTCGTAGCTCGGGCGGATCGTCTTGATCTCCGCGACGGACCTAGCGCCGGGCAGCGGCTTCACGTGCTTGTTCACCGAGTCCTCGCGGAGCTTCACCATGATCTCGTTGCACTCGCGGCCGAGCAGGTACTCCTCGAAGAGCTTCGCGGCGTTCGGCGCGGGAGCGTTCTTCAGAATGCTGGTCGGCGAGACCATCAGGATCGCGCCGTCCTCGGGGTAGACGAGGGCGAGCGGGTTGCCCTTGTCGCGGCTCTGGAGCGTCGTGGCAGACGGGCCGGCCGCGACCCAGCTCTCTTTGGCGTTGAGCATCGTGACGGTGTCGTTGATCGAGCGCCCGATGCGCGGCTTGTTCAGCTCGAGCTTCTTGAAGTAGTCCCAGCCGTAGAGCTTCCGCATCTGGACCACCCAGGTCCCCACGTAGCCGCTGAAGCTCGGGTGCCCGATGGACACGTGGTTCTTCCACTTCGGGTCGAGGAGGTCCGTCCACTTCTTCGGCGCGTCCTTCGGCTGGACGAGCGTCGTGTTGTAGGTGATCAGGACGAGGCCCGCCGCGGTGGCGACGTAGAGGCCGTCGGGATCGTTGAACCCTTTGAACGTGTCGATCAGCTCGGAGAGATTCTTCGGCCGGTACGGCTGCACCCAGCCGTCCTGCTTCATGCGCCCGTGATGGCTCACGTCCGTCGAGCTGAACACCGACGCGACGGCGAGGTTGGCCTTCATGTCCTGGGCGAGGCGCTGATAGGCCACCTGGGCCGTGGTGCGGATGTAGTTGCACTTGATCCCCGGATACTTCTTCTCGAACCCGCTGCACACCGCCGCCGCGGTCTCCGAGCCGTAGTGGGCGGTGTACCAGGTGAACTCCTTCTCCTTCTTCGCGGCGTCGTAGAGCTGCTGCTCGCCCTCGAAGGCGGCGACGGGGGCGGTCGAGGCCAGGAGCGAGAGCCCGAGCGTGATGGCGATCCGTTTGATGTCCATGATCAGAGAATGTTAGCCGCCGGGCGCCGTTTCGCAAGCCTGAATTCGGCGACGCTCGGGCCGGCGGCGCCCGGTCTGCTAGGATCATCGCGTGCTGGCGCTCGTCCTGGCCCTCGCGCTCCTGGCCCCGGGCGACCACGATCGCTCGCTCGCCGTCGGCGGCGCGACGCGCACCTATCTCCTCCACCTGCCGCCGCGCTTCGCCGAGCGCGGGCCCTTGGCCGTCGTGCTCGCCTTCCACGGCGGCGGCGGCACGGCGAAGAGCTTCAAGGACTACGCGGGGCTCGACGCCGTCGCGGACCGCGAGGGTTTCGTCGTCGTGTACCCGGACGGCACGAGCCAGCTTGGGCGGCGGCTCCTCACGTGGAACGCGGGCACCTGCTGCGGTTCCGCCC encodes:
- a CDS encoding ABC transporter ATP-binding protein, translated to MSKLVLKNVSCRFGDVTAVDDCSLAIESGDFVSLLGPSGCGKTTTLRMIAGFLPPAAGTIEMDGEVISSPASSLPPEKRNMSMIFQSYAIWPNMTVAQNVAFGLEVRRLARAETRAKLDHILDVVRLAPFR
- a CDS encoding iron ABC transporter permease, with product MRWRHLDRSLVVWILLAGALLLLVVNPLARLVWSSFQSEAGAFTLANYAAAYGRWRYVEALLNSLVIGLAVGALCLVFGVPMAWAVSRTDMPGKGLVWAAILGTFIVPNYLGAVAWILLAGPNAGWLNRLYKGLTGADAGPFNIYTKTGLVLVMASYSFPYVFVFTRSALDLISSEMEDAATTLGAGILRTTLRITLPLTLPAIMAAFIVSFLEAIALFGVPALIALPGRFQMMTTTLWEFFEFPPRVQVAAAYAMPLLGITALLFWLQQRIIARKGYVALTGKGGERRLLRLGGWRWAMLGYCLFVTSLSFFLPMLVVLQAAFAKAWGRGFSLDNLTLGNLKFVLVSQPITRAATVHTFVYGGVAAALALGLALAIAYIVQRRLVPFGRALSYVAMAPFVIPGIVLAIGFYAAYTAPPLAFYGTAWILILAFTTRFLPIAYANSEAALRAINPELEDAVRILGGGRLMAMRRVVGPLLKRGLAGAFIVVFIPATRELSSAIFLYTTGTQVLSVLLFDKSDEGNFEYLSAIGLILVVGTVALVLAGFRLVGRDFMLRRTTA
- a CDS encoding extracellular solute-binding protein, whose amino-acid sequence is MDIKRIAITLGLSLLASTAPVAAFEGEQQLYDAAKKEKEFTWYTAHYGSETAAAVCSGFEKKYPGIKCNYIRTTAQVAYQRLAQDMKANLAVASVFSSTDVSHHGRMKQDGWVQPYRPKNLSELIDTFKGFNDPDGLYVATAAGLVLITYNTTLVQPKDAPKKWTDLLDPKWKNHVSIGHPSFSGYVGTWVVQMRKLYGWDYFKKLELNKPRIGRSINDTVTMLNAKESWVAAGPSATTLQSRDKGNPLALVYPEDGAILMVSPTSILKNAPAPNAAKLFEEYLLGRECNEIMVKLREDSVNKHVKPLPGARSVAEIKTIRPSYDEVEKGIPEVKELFRETFGI